The window CAAGCCTGTGGAGCGCTTCTTCGCCACCGCCCCCCGGGACTCGGAGGTGATCGCTGCTGTGGACGGCCTGGCCTGGGACATCGGCGAGCGGCTCTTCGGCCGCCAGCGTCCGGCGGCTCCGGCAGTGCCGGCCACCGCGACCACCACCAGCGGCCCCACCATGACCATGCACCCTGACCGCATGTACCGCCAGTCCATGGGCACGGGTGGCTCGGTCTTCATCCGCCCCACGGGCATTGCCGGCACGGCGGAGTTCGTGAAGAGCCAGACCCTGGACTTCGAGCTGGCCGCCATGGATGCCGGCGATGTGGACGGCGATGGCGCCCTGGAGATCGTTTGTGTGAGCCGCTCCGAGCTCCTCGTCTACCGCCACGAGGGCGGCCGCCGCCTCAAGCTCTTCTGGCGGGTGCCGGGCCAGACCAGCTTCCCTTTGCACGGGGTGAGCCTGGCTGACCTGGACCGGGACGGCCGGGCCGAGATCTACGTCTCTGCCGCCGATCCCGAAGAGCCCCACTCCTGGGCGGTCCAGTGGCGAGGCCAGGATTTCGGCTACCTGTTCCAGGACATTCCCTGGTACATCCGGGCGGTGGATCTGCCTGGCGAGGGCCGGACCCTGGTGGGACAACGGGCCGGCGTCGGCGCCGCCGACAGCACCGCCGGCGGCAGCCGCCAGGCCATGGTGCCGGGCCTCTTCCGGCTGACGATCTCCGGCGGCAACGTCCAGGAGGCCGGCCGGCTGTCGGTGCCGGACTCGGTCAACGTGTTCGATTTCGTCATGGCCGACCTGGATGGCGACGGCTCTTCCGAGGTTGTGGCGGTGGACAGGAGCAACCGTCTCCGGGTCTGGCGGGCTGATGGCAAGGCCCTGTGGGCCAGCGACGAGCACTTCGGCGGCACCACCCGTTTCATCGCCGGCGGCAAGCCCCTGGATCGATCCCTCCGGGAGGACGCCCTGCCGCCCGACCGCATCTACCTGCCCTCCCGGTTGCTGGTGGCGGATGTCAACAACGACCGCCAACCGGATGTCATCGTCAACCGCAATCCCGGCTCCGCCAGTCAGATCTTCGAAAACTACAAAAGCTATCCTTCCGGCGAGATCTACGCC is drawn from Thermodesulfobacteriota bacterium and contains these coding sequences:
- a CDS encoding FG-GAP-like repeat-containing protein, which encodes MTTILLAFFLVLQAGITQAADGGGPPAARVAILPFAMNAPAELGYLRDGVRDMLASRLAAGDGVRLVERARVEAAMAGRPQPASDGDFRDLAASLGADYVAAGSLTALGGGVSVDARVYPAAADKPVERFFATAPRDSEVIAAVDGLAWDIGERLFGRQRPAAPAVPATATTTSGPTMTMHPDRMYRQSMGTGGSVFIRPTGIAGTAEFVKSQTLDFELAAMDAGDVDGDGALEIVCVSRSELLVYRHEGGRRLKLFWRVPGQTSFPLHGVSLADLDRDGRAEIYVSAADPEEPHSWAVQWRGQDFGYLFQDIPWYIRAVDLPGEGRTLVGQRAGVGAADSTAGGSRQAMVPGLFRLTISGGNVQEAGRLSVPDSVNVFDFVMADLDGDGSSEVVAVDRSNRLRVWRADGKALWASDEHFGGTTRFIAGGKPLDRSLREDALPPDRIYLPSRLLVADVNNDRQPDVIVNRNPGSASQIFENYKSYPSGEIYALSWNGLALAELWHTRKIDGEVVDYQLRAGKEGEPALLVVGLILGGGLLESLAEGESAVVTYQLDLSGAVAQAEQGR